The Juglans regia cultivar Chandler chromosome 11, Walnut 2.0, whole genome shotgun sequence genome contains the following window.
ACTCCAAGGGCCAGATAGTTAACTCACCAGTTAAAAAGATGGTTTGATAAGACATACCATAAAGTTGACACTTCTTCTCGTATATTGTTTAAAAGAAGAACCATGGATATGGACTTAAAAGAGAATCTGCAAATCCTATTAATTTCTGCACCGAGAAGGTACCGTTAACATAATTGTTTGTGAAACTGCTAAACACCATGTTATTTGCTACTGTATATAGGAGGATAAACTTACGGAAAACACATGGAAATAAGGGTTTAACTCTATTCTAATGAGAGGATTCATGTCTAATTTATCGATCAAAATGTTCAAACATGTAAGTAACACAGTAGATCCAGTGGGGATTTCCCCCAACTGTTACAAACCCTGGACTCCTACACATCAACGAAACACCCAGACACATGCACATTAACCCCAATTCAATGATTTCATTATTGTTTAAAGTCACGGATGCCTTGATCATCTTATTAGTTTCTACATAGAGGTGACACAATGCTATAAAAAAACAATCATCACCTTAAGCATCTGGATGCCTTCTTCAAAAGTAAGCCGCAGAGTACTTCGCAGGTACTGCAATGTAAATGTTAACAACCAGATTCAAGATAGAGACAAGAGTTAAGACTTCAATAGCAcacaaaatgttaaaatcaGGGTATTCCAAGTATTCAAAACTAATAATGAATGACGACCTTCAAAGGCTCAAATGGATATTGTCTCCCCACTGCTTCAAGCTCCTTCGCGCAATTCTTGTTCAATGTGTCAAACATAGTAACAAATAAGTGGTCCACAATATCCATAACCTGCACAGCAAATTACAGGGAATCACTACACTTAGATGCTGATtagaaacaaactcaaaattcgATTCTACCTCAAAATAGTGCTTCTTAATCTCCATTTCAACATCAAGACCTGTAAACTCGCATAGATGCCGATGAGTATATGAATCCTCCGCTCTGAAAACTGGACCAATCTCAAAAACACGtccaaaatcaccacaaattgCCATTTGCTTGTGAAGCTGAGGTGATTGAGCCAGGCATGCAGGTTGCCCTTTATAGTCCAATTTAAAGACAGAAGCACCACCTTCACTTGAGCCAGCAATTAATTTTGGAGTGTGGATTTCAACAAAGTCTTCAGATAATAAGAATTGTCTAAATACCTGCATGGTATTGTAACTAATTAAGCATTGTTCAGCTTAGGAGTATTCtcataaaaatgaaaaccagCGATCAAATTTGCCAAAACTTTAGGGAGAGAAAGGAGGGGGATGATAAGTAGGTCAAATATAGCAGAGTCTTCTAAAGCACACACGGAATTTGGACAGAATATATATACTCACCAAGCTCTTTTAAAAAACCAAAAGGCTTGGTTTGTTTCTGGAGGCATAAACTGAAGGTTTCAATACCCTTTCTTGGTACTTAATTTTCCCATACtaaataaagaagaaagtaACAAAAAGCATTACTACACAAAGGAGCATGGGTAGACATAGAGCTACAAAATAAGGTTTGCCCTTTTGAGTCCTGACACCCCAATAAGGTAATCATCAAAAACTTCCCCAATTCGAGTGATTTATAGCATCATCAATTACTACttaatctttcaaaaaaatcatttattaacTAATCTTTCTTGAGAAAGTTACTATAagtcaataaaaaatatgagacaAAATACAACTCACAATCTGCCATTAATTTATGTTGGGACTGGAGGGAATGTGAGACAAGAATAATCTTCTTTCATTCACAAACCAATTGATTCTCTCATGCCTTTCCTCCTTCCCTTATTTTCCAGCCAATGGCAACTTGTAATCACACACAGAGTAGGAAAAATTATCGGGGGAAACTAGAATTATGCATCAAGCAAGTTGTGGAAAACTTTGCCACAATAAATAGCATTGCCTATCATACTTAGCATGCCGCATAATGTTGTGACAAAAAATCCATCAAGTATGActggctgatttttttttttaaagaacatgATCCAGAAAGGGCAGGAACTTGCATTTCCAACTTGACACTGAATGCGAAAAATTCCTTGATTGGCAGGTGTTCGCATGTCAAGAACTCTGTAGTTCAAACGAGTATCCTGGTTAACCCGAACGAGTTGTTCTCCAGCCTGCACCCATCATGTAATCAATTAACAAATTATACATAGAAGTACTTGTGTTGTGCCTTTTGCACTATTTCTCACTTTGTAAAAACTTATACATAGAAATGGCCAATAAGTTTTAATAGTCAAGGAAAATAGCTTTAAGCAAAGCTCAGtacaaaaaaatagttgaaatgcacaggagagagagagagagagagagagagagagagagagagagagggcgcaTTATATGTGAGTGTACCTGCAAAgccttttcaatttcagtttcaCTGCGAGCAGCATCTTCAATATTGATGGGTAAGGTTGGCATAGCCTTgttaacacaaaatattttccgCACTTGAACTTCAACCTTCAGGGATATATAAAACTCTTATCcatcaatataataaaaatatatatatatatatatattaaaaatatttgtgaaaccACCTCAGTCCTAACTACTTAAATGGAAAACTTCCTTCAATCTTTTTCACAGACGATCTGCATTCTACCTACTTCGACCAATTTATACATGATAAATGCAAACCAAGTTAAGGTCATTGATCGCCAACAGTTCAAGTTTGCTACTTTATCCACACATGGCCAACCGCAGCTTAAGAATCAAACATGAACCCATTTCTTCTGTGCTTCACATGATCAACTTCGTATATCTGAAAATTGAGTGAATAGATGTGCAAATTTTGTGCAAGTGTAtgctacctataaaaaaaatatgcatgctaTATTCCTCGTTCGTTTTGAATGAAAAACAGTATAACGCACTCTTCCAGGGGAATCGTATGAATCACAACATACCTCTGTGCATTCACAAGTATGAGAGCATTCATATATAAACCCGGAGCATCGATAGCTAACCTGCTGACTGGCGCCTTTAATGGGAACAGTGGGCACGGAGACTACCCCTTCGATGTCCACGATCGACTCGCGGCTCAGCCCGGCGGCGTACTTCACCATCTGGCGGCTCACGGAGTCAGGCTGCGCCGTAACGACGCACTGGACGGTGAACCCCTTCTCTCTGACGACCAGAAAGGCCATGTTCTTCCCGACGGCGCGGATCGCCTGCGCGCGCCCACGCACTAGGACGTACCGGTCCCTCAGCGCCTCGGTCAGCGTACCGACCTCTGTCCATTCCTGGACGTCGGCGGCAACCTTCGATTGGAGCTCCTGGAGCGGGACATCGCCGTAGTTGGAGGAGAGCGGGTCGTCCTCGACGGAGAGTGACTGCGCGGCGGATTCCAATGCGGCTTCCTGGCGGCGGCGGAGCTTCTCCTGTTTGGCGGCTTCCTTCTTGGCGGCTTTCTTGCTCTGAGATTTGGAAGATTCgtcttcttcttgttgttgcTGGTTGTGAGGCGGCGGCGGCTGCTCTGGCACGGCGCCGGATGACGGAGATTGAGATTCGGCGGAGGACATGGTTGAACGAGTAGAAAGATTCCTAGGTCTCTCTGCTTGTGACGCTTTACAGAAGGAACTATGAAGAACGCGGTCAGGGTTTTGtaaatgagtaattctacgtacaactgtgaagtgcgtaactgccgcgtaatcgctttgaaaaagagtggggttcattattaaaaaattaatttttttcatgtggatcctatattttattcatttttttcaaagcgattacgcgacggttacgcaattcacaattgtaagtatattttctctttgtaaagTGCAGCGTGAATGGTGGTAATTAGGAATGCTAGAGGCTATTATAAtagtgtatattttatatttattatatgattatttttaattaattgtttttaatatttatttgaaaatatatatgatctatataatgtcatattatgtatgtaaaatagatgtttttaataatgacttatatctatatttattcttataaaaaatatgcatgattttttcgaaaaataaatcttcacaacttcttcacactctatatattatatatttttttaattttatcaaatatttattacataaataaagaatagaaaatttgaaataatttaaaaaaaataaattctaaaaaaatattaaaaaaatattaaaaatttaaaaaaatatgaaatatagagTATAATAAAAgttgtatagcaaaactcttctTAAAAATGCAATTTGCTCGTTACAGATTCCAGATCCTAATTCCAATTTTCGTCCtctcaaaatttcatcatttcctACAAAATCCCATGTTTTTGGTACAAGTATAACCCCATGTTTTTcgtgataaaaaattttatacatcatattattattttattaaatataatatagtatatttattattattaaataattatttattacatacttTTTcgtgataaatatattatatattatttaatatgatcaaaataagataagactagtgtatagtattatttttttgtgatttataatattgtaaaaattgaaatcatcatcactttgaaaattaaaataacgtttttaatgaaataatataattatattggttaaatataaaatgaattttaatatcGGCAACAATATACCAAATGCGAGTCTGTTAACTACAACATTACAAAAATTGTATATCGACAAAATTGGATAATATAAAAAGAGTTGTGCTATACAGAAGccccacaccctgcacacccacttaaaaatatgtgattttacttttttatcctcatatttcatattgaatttgcAAAGTGTggggcttatgtttagaatttttcatataaaaaagtatGTCGCGTTTACAAAGCTAAAAACCAATTAATACATAGATTtcaatgataaaatgagattaaagctccgtttggatagtaaaattaaataaaatgattttagataaaagttaaaagttgaataaaatattgttaaaatattattttttaatattattaatattttaatattttaaaaagttgaattgtttattatattttgtataaaaatttaaaaatttataatgataaaataatataaaatgaaactgTTTCTGTATTCAAACGGGGCCTAAGTATTATTGTACAAAATGAAATacctttttcttaaaattcattttgtcttttgtatttttgtacatatgaatattatatgaagaaattcatttttcttaatattcatTGTTTTTAGTATGCCGGGCTTTGTCTTTCGTTTTTCGAGCTATGATGATAATTGAATTATAGTAACATCATTCTGAATAGATATCTGCGCCTTGCGCTAtaacttaaaagtggctatgcaggtactgtttattactgttgatgttgcgctataacttaaaagtggctatgcaggtactgttcattactgttgatattactgttcatcaacagtaatgaacagtgtagagttttttttttttttttttctacaattGTTTATATTACCTTTATTACCgttcatcaacaataatgaacagtgtaaagtttttttttttttttttcgcatgtttttttccgcaaatgtttatattatctctttctctttaaatagacttttttttgtatttatctaaagagtaaaataaattattacttctgtcaaatgcttgctttatagtcgaattgttatgtaattgttatttataattcttgaatttttagtgattatattagaatttgtaaaagcaagtatatataattgaattgattggatcaaatttgtgtgataagtattttttagatttttatttaagttatttagacttttatagagtaatactaaaagtgatatatcgtttttaattttcagatttaatctaacggtagaagtttaaatattgatttaaactaacataaaatagataattaaaatataaatattctatcatacacttaaaattaacttcaatttatatatatatatatttatttgtcgatatcttaaaagaggctatcctattactgttaatcaacagtaatgaatagtaaataagctgtgtggttttttttttcgcatattcatatactgttcattactgttatgaacagtaaagaggttttttttttttttttcatgtttgttttgtttttttgtttctttttaggttcgtctgtgtgaatgtcaatgtgcgacgtaataccacaattaTGCGTGgggaatgaaagagagagagaaatgaaaggtggggaaaaatattgatttataggttttaaattacaactcttcatctttaattttcagatttaatctaaagatagaagtttaaatattgatttaaactaacataaaatagataattaaaatactaattttttatcattaaataaataataaaattttactgtacatttttaagaaaaaaattatctaattaatttgaatttttaatataatttaaatttcataataaatgatgaacataaataaataataattttatttgtatacattaaaatattttaatattcaaagttatatatattttttttttttaatttgatagatgtggcaaacgtgctttgcacgtttatcaccactagtatatatatatatatatatatatatatatatatatatgaagataaaattTACTAAAAAACAAAcgtttttcttcaaaattgatTGTTTAGGcacataaaatagatatttttaataaaattaatatattagtttaccattaattagtttttttttatctaacaTCTAAAAGTTTGTCTCTATTGATTTGAACACCTTAATTCAATCCCATTGATATAGTAATAATGAGGGTCTCTTATAATATGTGCCTTTGACAAGCTTCGAGGAGGCATTTGAGTTTAATAAATTGGACAGgatgattttctattttttgaaaatttgacagGAGGAAGCCTTTAAAATGCAACTTGTAAAACCACTGTGCTGAGAAAACAAAATTTGCAAAAACCGCTGCGAGTGCGACAGGCTGGATTTGAGGGATAAAGCTTCGAGTACTGTATTCTTGCATCTTTACCGAATAccgatgaagaaaaaaatactatatccttattaaaaataacatttacaGTCAATACacaaatattgtataattttttttaaaaaaataaatataaaatttgtattaaaaatataattttttaataataaattttacttttgaaCAATATTTGTATATTCTATAATTGTACGTAACATTAGTCTATTCTTATAtctaagaatttaataaaaattttatgtataattatttttacgtattttttgtataatttcttgatatgattgattaaaataattattttatattaaaaaattttgaaacaaccAATTAAATCAGTAAAGAGCATTAAAAATACGTACTACGGAATATATCACAACTCAAAGATAGAATTAACCAAAAACATACTTCGGGTCACAAAAATCTTTGCGTCTGAAGTTGGAAAACGACTAACGAGCATATATGcgaattaaatataaaaagagattatGATACTTCTAAAGACCTATTAATTTTCCACTGATCGGTATTAGATTCCAGTCTTGCTTTGTCTGGCCAAAAGAGAGACACAGAGAGAACCCTCCTCTTATTTGCCATCACTCCCTCCCTCACGTCCTTGTGAAGATGTTGACGGCAAAATCCCTAATAAACCACTGCTCATCTTCCTCGTTCTCCTCAAAACCGCGAATAGCAAcaccaaaacccaaaaaccctATCTTGGCCTTCCCATTTCTCCACTCTCAATCTCCCAAAGCACGCTCTTTCTCAATCACAAACTCGGCCGAAGAGCACCGCCATGCTGAGTCGGTCACCCCAGGTCAGTTCCGAGTCGACATTCTGTCGGAAGCCCTACCCTTCATCCAGAAATTCCGGGGCAAGACCATCGTGGTCAAATACGGGGGCGCAGCCATGAAGTCCCAGGCCCTACAGGCCTCCGTCGTCAACGACCTCGTCCTCCTCGCCTGCGTGGGCCTCCGCCCAGTCCTGGTCCACGGCGGTGGCCCCGAGATCAACCTCTGGCTCAAGCGCCTCAACATCGAGGCCGTCTTCCGCGACGGTCTTCGGGTTACGGACTCCGAAACCATGGAGATCGTCTCCATGGTGTTGGTCGGGAAAGTCAACAAACATTTGGTGTCCCTGATC
Protein-coding sequences here:
- the LOC109009608 gene encoding aspartate--tRNA ligase 2, cytoplasmic: MSSAESQSPSSGAVPEQPPPPHNQQQQEEDESSKSQSKKAAKKEAAKQEKLRRRQEAALESAAQSLSVEDDPLSSNYGDVPLQELQSKVAADVQEWTEVGTLTEALRDRYVLVRGRAQAIRAVGKNMAFLVVREKGFTVQCVVTAQPDSVSRQMVKYAAGLSRESIVDIEGVVSVPTVPIKGASQQVEVQVRKIFCVNKAMPTLPINIEDAARSETEIEKALQAGEQLVRVNQDTRLNYRVLDMRTPANQGIFRIQCQVGNVFRQFLLSEDFVEIHTPKLIAGSSEGGASVFKLDYKGQPACLAQSPQLHKQMAICGDFGRVFEIGPVFRAEDSYTHRHLCEFTGLDVEMEIKKHYFEVMDIVDHLFVTMFDTLNKNCAKELEAVGRQYPFEPLKYLRSTLRLTFEEGIQMLKEAGVEVDPLGDLNTEAERKLGQLVLEKYGTEFYILHRYPLAVRPFYTMPCFDNPTYSNSFDVFIRGEEIISGAQRVHVPEFLVERAQACGIDVKTISTYIDSFRYGAPPHGGFGVGLERVVMLFCGLNNIRKTSLFPRDPLRIAP
- the LOC109009609 gene encoding acetylglutamate kinase produces the protein MLTAKSLINHCSSSSFSSKPRIATPKPKNPILAFPFLHSQSPKARSFSITNSAEEHRHAESVTPGQFRVDILSEALPFIQKFRGKTIVVKYGGAAMKSQALQASVVNDLVLLACVGLRPVLVHGGGPEINLWLKRLNIEAVFRDGLRVTDSETMEIVSMVLVGKVNKHLVSLINRAGATAVGLSGMDGQLLTARPSPNSAQLGFVGEVARVDPNVLRPLVDSGHIPVVTSVAADESGQPYNINADTVAGELAAALGAEKLILLTDVPGILRDREDPTSLVKVINISRVKEMIEEGKVGGGMIPKVNCCVRSLAQGVRTASIIDGRVPHSLLLEIMTDKGAGTMITG